The sequence below is a genomic window from Theobroma cacao cultivar B97-61/B2 chromosome 6, Criollo_cocoa_genome_V2, whole genome shotgun sequence.
GTGCATCAGTTATTTGTCCGGTCACTATACTTTTCAACCCATAATATTTTTACCTTAATATGTGTAGGTTCATCCAAGTGATGTAATGGATCCTCCTGTTCCTGGTCCCATTGTCTTCCTGGTTGACTGTCCAACAGAATCTCATGTACAGGAATTGTTGTCCATAGAATGCCTCAATGGATATTATACAGATGTATCAGGTCACCTGACACAAGGTACTAAACCAGTGAACTGTGTCATTCATTTAAGTCCTGCTTCTGTTGTAAGCAGTCCCAACTACCAGAAATGGATGAAGAAATTCGGTTCAGCACAACATATTATGGCTGGACATGAAACGTAAGCCACTTTGCTTCCTGCATGAAAGTGATAATTGCGCCACTTGCCTATTGAATTGATGATTTCTCTTACATGTCATTCGGTTTGCAGGAAGAATCTGGAGGTTCCAATTCTAAAATCAAGTGCAAGAATTGCAGCACGACTTAATTACTTATGCCCACAGTTCTTTCCAGCTCCAGGTTTCTGGTCTCTTCAGCACCTTAATTACAAAGAATCAGATGCTATTGCTTCAAGAGAGGTTTGTTTACATCCTAGAAGTGACATTTTCGGACCATCAGGTTGATGATTGTGCCTTGAAAGTTTTGGAGGCAACTGAGTATTCATTTCCTTTTACCAGGGTCGCGCTTCAAAGATCTGTGAAAGCATTTCTGCTGAAAATCTCTTAAaggtatttttcttttgtgttggcacaggggggggggggggtttaGATGCCagtgcttttttctttttcttccatgaATATAGTGAAAATAATTGAGTGGTTAGAGggtttctataaaaaaaaagtcaaatattgCTGTTTAGAAGCTTTTGTGGAGATCACAGATTGTTTATCTATATTCAGCTCTGGactttaagaaaattttaatactgCAACAGTTTCCTGGTTAACAGTTTTTCATACTTATTTTGGACAGTTCACATTGCGTCCTTATGCTCAGCTGGGGCTGGACAGATCTCATATTCCAACTTTGATAGGTCAATCTGAAGTAATTGATGAACTGCATTCAGAAATTCCAGAGATTGCAGATGCTGCACAACAGGTCAGACAGTTATGGCGTGGGCTTAAAGGAAGTAGAGAGGAGTTAACTCCTTTGAATGATAATAGAGTTATAGTTGAAGAGCCATGGTTGGCTGAAAATACTCTGCCTAATTGTCTGGAAAACATAAGGAGAGATGACCTGGAAATTGTGCTTCTTGGGACAGGTTCATCCCAGCCTTCTAAGTATCGTAATGTTAGCTCTGTCTATATCAATCTTTTCTCCAAAGGAAGTTTGCTCTTGGACTGTGGAGAAGGAACCCTGGGACAACTGAAAAGAAGGTAACATGTCACAAATTTTTAGTTAGATATTGTGCTATCATGGTTTTTCCCTTGTCTTTTTAATTCATGATGGTTGGTCTATTGGGGGAAACAGATATGGTGTAGATGGTGCAGATACTGCTATTAGAAATCTCAAATGCGTTTGGATCTCTCATATTCATGCTGATCACCACACCGGTTTGGCGAGAGTGCTTGCTCTGAGACGTGATTTATTGAAGGGAGTGCCACATGAACCATTGCTGGTTATAGGGCCACGACAGCTTAAGCGATATTTAGATGCATATCAAAGACTTGAAGATCTTGATATGCAGTTCCTTGACTGTAGGAGCACCACAGAAGCTTCATGGGATACTTTTGAGAGCGATAAAGAATCCAATAATGATGGATCATCTCCAGGAAGTCCAAGACATTCAAATGTCAACAATGAAAGCATGCAAGATATTAATGGAACTTTGTTTGCTAGAGGAAGCCGCATGCAGAGCTATTGGAGGCGACCAGGCAGTCCAGTTGACCATTCTGCAGCTTATCCATTCCTGAAGAACTTGAAGAAAGTGCTAGGAGAAGCAGGATTAGAGGCTTTAGTTAGTTTTCCTGTCGTGCACTGTCCCCAGGCATTTGGCATTGTTTTGAAAGCTGCAGAGCGTGTCAACAGCGTTGGAAAAGTGATCCCAGGGTGGAAGATTGTGTACTCAGGTGACACTAGGCCCTGTCCAGAACTGGTAGATGCATCTCGTGGTGCAACAGTTCTCATACATGAGGCAAGTTACTGATTTCGATATTTAAGTTATgtttaattgattttcatcCTAAGCTAATAACTTTGCGGTCAATTGTCTTAAATAGCATTGTTCAAGATTGTATATTTTCAAGATCGATTTATAGAGGGTTTTTTGTTGTAGGATTAAGATATTTGATAGGTGGCATTTAAATGTATTCATACTTTCCATGTCTATCAAGTATGTCATCTCACTGTTTAGGGTTCTTGAGTGGTTTGTTCAGCTTTGAATTTACTTTGAAATTGATGACCTCTTTATAGTTGCATTGGCATCACCAGGGTAATATAATTTTGACCAGCCTACTGTTGATCGTACTGCAGGCAACTTTTGAGGATGGATTGGTTGAGGAGGCCGTCGCGAGAAACCACAGCACAACCAAGGAAGCCATTGAAGTGGGAAACTCTGCTGGTGCTTATCGCATTGTCCTAACCCATTTCAGCCAAAGATACCCGAAAATTCCTGTATTTGATGAGACACACATGCACAAGACATGCATTGCTTTTGACATGATGAGCATTAACATAGCAGATTTGCCTGTGCTCCCCAAAGTTGTTCCATACCTTAAATTGCTTTTCAGAAACGAGATGGCAGTTGATGAGTCAGATGATGTTATAGATACTGTGGGTGTAGCTTCCTAACAACTAATGAATTAATTGTTTTTGGCAATTCGCATATTTCTCTCCTGATTAAGAGCTTTCATTTTCCATATTAGTTTTTGGATGTTTTAAACTTGTCTGTAAGAGTTTGTTACATTGGCGGCAGAGAGGAGCTGCCTTGGCTACCCAAACGGCCTTTGGGTTTGAAAGTTGAAACCTCTCAGCATCTCAAACGTCTTTGACTGTTCATACAAAATGGAAAACAAGCTCTGTGGGGGTAAATTTTGTCTCATCATTGGTCTACCGATTGGTTGGTACTGAAAGAAGAAAGCGTGGAGGGAGAATATTACATGATCAAACTGATAATAATCCAACACCGAAAATCTGATCTTATTCcctcaatatatatatatatatataattaactcAAAGTTAGAGGAAAAGAATGGCACATGATTGATTAGAGAATCACAGCTTTATTGGATTAATCATGAACTGTCTTTTGTCTCATATTTTTGGGATTTCTTTCacaaactaataattaatttaatgcAGCCATTACTAATTAGTTTGGTCAAACATCAACAAATTAGGCTCCAGGCTCTACCAAGGTATAGAGTACTGAGATGTGGCCCTAACATGGACAAATTGGACTCGTAAATTATCTTCACCCGGACCAATATTAATATGGCCCCCACCCCCAAGATGTCATCACAGGACAGTTATCTGTTCATTCCAATATTTAATTTGGTTGTTGAACCTCATTTGCCAGTAACCAAATTGAGGAAATGGTCACAAATCCTAACCTGAAAAAGGGGAAACCTATGGTCACTTCACTCTTAGCTGCATGGAGGAGGGGCTCCTGTTTCACAGTCAATACAAGAAAACATTCTCCATTGAGCTTGAATTGAAACAAATGAAATCCATATAAGGGATCCTTTCTGAAACACTAGTTGCTGACTCTAGAGATCTTAGGCTCAGCAATTTGGTTGCTCATGGAACCCAGCTAGCTTGGCGGGTAGGAGAGGGAAATTACAAGCAATCTAATAAAAGAATACTGCCACATAGCTATAGAATTGCTTGGCATCAACGGTGTTGTCGAAGAAGGGAATGACAATATGCTTAGTACCGGAAGTTAGGTTAACAAGTTTCTCTGGACAGTCCAAAAATCTTACTTCAAACTAAGGTAACAAACTCCATCAATAATGAACACTACTTAACATCTTGTTCCAGCAAGGGGCGAATGCCAGCTGATAG
It includes:
- the LOC18595982 gene encoding zinc phosphodiesterase ELAC protein 2, producing MPCISPNLRLLFFPVKPALSLPLFISKPNPKPFSLFTLLASSSPSKRPRSVPYRDSLNLARRRSSTFNERKGRGREVAMEETVEESGGSSSSSFGFNKRRAEGKDKSDRPNKNPQLKERKLNPTNTIAYVQILGTGMDTQDTSPSVLLFFDKQRFIFNAGEGLQRFCTEHKIKLSKIDHIFLSRVCSETAGGLPGLLLTLAGMGEEGYTVKIWGPSDLNFLVGAMKSFIPHAAMVHTQSFGPASTSDDAADMPTPSKVADPIVLVEDEVVKISAILLQPHCSGQSQIKPGEMSVIYVCELPELMGKFDPKKAAALGLKAGPKYGELQHGKSVKSDSLDIMVHPSDVMDPPVPGPIVFLVDCPTESHVQELLSIECLNGYYTDVSGHLTQGTKPVNCVIHLSPASVVSSPNYQKWMKKFGSAQHIMAGHETKNLEVPILKSSARIAARLNYLCPQFFPAPGFWSLQHLNYKESDAIASREGRASKICESISAENLLKFTLRPYAQLGLDRSHIPTLIGQSEVIDELHSEIPEIADAAQQVRQLWRGLKGSREELTPLNDNRVIVEEPWLAENTLPNCLENIRRDDLEIVLLGTGSSQPSKYRNVSSVYINLFSKGSLLLDCGEGTLGQLKRRYGVDGADTAIRNLKCVWISHIHADHHTGLARVLALRRDLLKGVPHEPLLVIGPRQLKRYLDAYQRLEDLDMQFLDCRSTTEASWDTFESDKESNNDGSSPGSPRHSNVNNESMQDINGTLFARGSRMQSYWRRPGSPVDHSAAYPFLKNLKKVLGEAGLEALVSFPVVHCPQAFGIVLKAAERVNSVGKVIPGWKIVYSGDTRPCPELVDASRGATVLIHEATFEDGLVEEAVARNHSTTKEAIEVGNSAGAYRIVLTHFSQRYPKIPVFDETHMHKTCIAFDMMSINIADLPVLPKVVPYLKLLFRNEMAVDESDDVIDTVGVAS